The region CGCTCTTCGTTGGCTTGAACTTGTTCCAGTCGGCCTTCACCAACTGGTGCCCGATGATGGCATTCTTGAGACGCGCCGGCATTCGGGGGTAACCCTCGGTTCACCTTGGACGAGCTGTTCGTGATCGACAGTATTCGGCTCACGCCAGATCCCTATCAATGCGACTGCCCTTCACGCGTGAGCAATTCTTCGACGTATTTGCCGCCTACAACGGGACACTGTGGCCTGGCGTCGTGGCGT is a window of Luteitalea sp. DNA encoding:
- a CDS encoding DUF2892 domain-containing protein, which translates into the protein LFVGLNLFQSAFTNWCPMMAFLRRAGIRG